The candidate division WOR-3 bacterium genome contains a region encoding:
- a CDS encoding DUF4340 domain-containing protein: MKYRNILILVIIIVILFLVLLLTSRKPSAPPLFSVAELQSIVICRPTDTTEIEIKENNYRIIRPFSYPGDSSTITFLLNNLKNLKLGEVISRRKEKFDDFEVGEKGTKLILKGKKEIAFYIGKYAGDYQHSYFRFANDDKVYLVSGLNKHQVDIKPDDWRDKRILKIDRELIEKISIDGEEIVKKDTLWLYKDRTLEKYKIDGVLYTLSDLRAVGFSDTSHFQPRHNLKIITTGGSEYTLEIGEKREYNYLVKLPDKTTIFLVSEYTINNFLNLVAEPEKKKKK; encoded by the coding sequence ATGAAGTATAGAAATATTCTCATCCTTGTCATCATAATTGTGATCTTATTTTTGGTTTTACTTTTAACCAGCCGAAAACCTTCAGCCCCACCCCTATTTTCGGTTGCTGAATTGCAATCCATCGTGATCTGTCGTCCAACCGACACCACCGAGATTGAGATAAAAGAGAATAATTACCGTATCATCCGACCTTTTTCCTATCCCGGTGATAGTTCCACGATAACCTTTCTTCTCAACAATCTCAAAAATTTAAAACTGGGTGAAGTTATCTCACGCCGGAAGGAAAAGTTCGACGATTTTGAAGTGGGTGAAAAAGGAACGAAACTGATTCTCAAGGGGAAAAAGGAAATCGCCTTCTACATTGGAAAATATGCGGGCGACTATCAACATTCCTATTTTCGTTTTGCCAACGATGATAAAGTATATCTGGTCAGTGGTCTGAACAAGCACCAGGTGGATATCAAACCCGATGACTGGCGGGATAAGAGAATCCTAAAGATTGACCGGGAGCTGATTGAAAAAATCTCGATCGACGGTGAAGAGATAGTAAAAAAAGATACCTTATGGTTATATAAAGATAGGACCCTGGAAAAGTATAAAATTGATGGAGTTCTGTATACCCTGAGTGACCTGCGAGCTGTCGGATTTTCCGATACTTCCCATTTCCAGCCACGCCATAATTTAAAAATCATTACTACCGGTGGTTCGGAATATACCTTAGAGATTGGCGAAAAGCGCGAATATAATTATCTGGTAAAACTTCCGGATAAAACAACGATATTTTTAGTGAGTGAGTATACGATAAATAATTTCTTGAATCTCGTTGCCGAACCAGAAAAAAAGAAGAAAAAATAA